A window of the bacterium genome harbors these coding sequences:
- a CDS encoding MMPL family transporter: MTLGELIGRHAGWVLAAVFAATLLALAVLVDPGTGRVRLVIEPGIESLLPEDDPERTFLDETRQRFGADDSLVLGFATEDLFTTDALERIDQITRRLTAMEEIRSVTSLTTAVNVVGTEEGLEIGPFVAAIPRDAEGLAALRAAVMDNPFTSGSLVAEDEAATALLLTLVPLTSREYQEREVSDRVLAIAYEAAGDAEIWLTGGPHLGEANARVLVRETLLLPGLILAAVSLVLLLAFRTVRGVLLPLATVAVAVVWTLAFVVATGHGLNAITVLVPVLLTTLGISYAIHVVSEYYEVEAESPAARAGLATSQVQLPVLLTGLTTAIGFATLVLSPLPAVREFGVLSVIGVGFTVVAALTLTPAVLAFLPLPKRLPPATGRSESVAARVAHFAVRRRPWIFGAFAATLAIALLGAASIRVGSDQIRKFPADAPVRQDFEAVNERLGGANPLLIVLEGETRDTFKRPEHLQEIEALQAWLAEDPSVGETTSLVDHLKLLNRGFHENDPESFVLPERQRLVSQILLFGESRELRNLVDVAYQRTIVRVRAKVIDSDEVTALSRRIDARLAELPDSIDARVTGTSIIVSGALDQIIRGQTRAVLAAFVIIYLVLAALFVSFRVGLVALLPNVVPVGVYFGALGWSGVSLNPGTSLIAPIVLGIAVDDTIHYFARFIRDAKRLGDEEAATAATLAAVGPPVTVTSMALCVGFLCMLASDLSTQREIGVLAAFALAFAWLTDVTLTPALCARMRIVTLWDLVSLDLGEDPRHSIGLFEGLREAQARIVALMGTLITAPAGRRLFHAGEPADGMYVVIAGTVRSWVDAGDRNLVAALHDRGDTIGEAGLFHGEHTTNAEVVEDARLLRLSQAAIDGLARRYPRIAAVLFRNTNRILASRMALTTRGQHLGEVFARRELRWSEHVLTADASLGDEALHASLRALGIHEQTLRALGLIPLVQVAWADGQLDARERAAILDAAQSLGLDQDAQSLELLSEWLAGPPDESLFHAWRGYVEALLTQLSIEGRVRLEETVLVRARSVAQAAGGVAGLRRVSRSEELVLERLAVVFQQAGD; encoded by the coding sequence GTGACGCTAGGCGAGTTGATCGGACGGCACGCCGGCTGGGTGCTGGCCGCCGTATTCGCAGCGACGCTTCTCGCGCTGGCGGTGCTGGTCGATCCGGGGACCGGACGCGTACGCCTCGTCATCGAGCCCGGGATCGAAAGCCTGCTTCCCGAGGACGATCCGGAACGAACCTTCCTGGACGAGACGCGGCAGCGCTTCGGCGCCGATGACAGCCTGGTGTTGGGGTTCGCGACGGAAGACCTCTTCACGACCGATGCGCTCGAGCGCATTGACCAGATCACCCGTCGCTTGACGGCGATGGAAGAGATTCGCAGCGTCACGTCCCTGACCACGGCGGTGAATGTCGTCGGCACCGAAGAAGGGCTGGAGATCGGCCCCTTCGTGGCCGCCATTCCTCGCGACGCCGAGGGCCTCGCGGCATTGCGCGCCGCGGTGATGGACAATCCGTTCACTTCCGGAAGCCTGGTGGCGGAGGACGAGGCGGCGACGGCCCTCCTGCTGACGCTCGTGCCGTTGACCAGCCGGGAGTACCAGGAGCGCGAGGTCAGCGACCGCGTGCTGGCGATCGCCTACGAAGCAGCGGGGGATGCCGAGATCTGGCTGACGGGCGGCCCGCACCTGGGTGAAGCCAACGCGCGAGTCCTCGTTCGCGAGACGCTGCTGCTGCCGGGGCTGATCCTGGCTGCCGTATCTCTCGTGTTGCTGCTGGCCTTCCGCACCGTGCGTGGCGTGCTGTTGCCGCTCGCTACCGTGGCGGTGGCCGTCGTCTGGACGCTGGCGTTCGTGGTGGCGACCGGGCACGGCCTGAACGCCATCACGGTGCTGGTCCCCGTTCTGCTGACGACACTTGGCATCTCCTACGCCATCCACGTCGTCAGCGAATACTACGAGGTCGAAGCGGAGAGCCCTGCGGCGCGTGCCGGCCTGGCAACGAGCCAGGTGCAACTGCCGGTCCTGCTGACTGGCCTGACCACCGCGATCGGTTTCGCCACGCTGGTGCTTTCGCCGCTGCCGGCGGTGCGCGAGTTCGGCGTACTCTCGGTGATCGGCGTCGGCTTCACCGTGGTGGCTGCTCTTACGCTCACGCCAGCGGTACTGGCCTTCCTGCCCCTGCCGAAGCGCCTCCCCCCGGCGACAGGTCGCAGTGAGTCGGTCGCAGCTCGTGTCGCGCACTTCGCCGTGCGGCGGCGTCCATGGATCTTCGGTGCCTTCGCGGCCACCCTGGCCATCGCCCTGCTCGGCGCAGCTTCCATCCGTGTGGGTTCCGACCAGATCCGCAAGTTCCCGGCGGACGCTCCGGTACGCCAGGATTTCGAGGCCGTCAACGAGAGGTTAGGCGGTGCCAACCCACTGCTGATCGTCCTCGAAGGCGAGACGCGCGATACCTTCAAGCGCCCGGAGCATCTGCAGGAGATCGAAGCGCTCCAGGCCTGGCTCGCCGAGGATCCGTCCGTTGGCGAAACAACCTCTCTGGTCGACCACCTGAAGCTCTTGAACCGAGGCTTCCACGAGAACGATCCAGAATCGTTCGTGCTGCCTGAGCGCCAGCGCCTGGTGAGCCAGATCCTGCTCTTCGGCGAGAGCCGCGAGCTGCGCAATCTGGTCGACGTGGCCTATCAGCGAACGATCGTACGGGTGCGCGCGAAGGTGATCGATTCCGACGAGGTCACCGCGTTGAGCCGGCGTATCGATGCACGGCTCGCCGAGCTTCCAGACTCGATCGACGCGCGGGTGACCGGTACGTCGATCATCGTCAGCGGCGCCCTCGACCAGATCATCCGCGGGCAGACACGCGCCGTACTTGCGGCCTTCGTGATCATCTATCTCGTCCTGGCCGCGCTCTTCGTTTCCTTCCGGGTCGGCCTGGTCGCCCTGCTACCGAACGTCGTGCCGGTCGGCGTCTATTTCGGCGCCCTCGGCTGGTCGGGTGTCAGCCTGAACCCGGGCACCAGCTTGATCGCACCGATCGTGTTGGGCATCGCGGTGGACGACACCATCCACTACTTCGCCCGCTTCATCCGTGATGCCAAGCGGCTGGGCGACGAGGAGGCGGCCACGGCCGCCACCCTCGCAGCGGTAGGCCCGCCGGTCACGGTGACGAGCATGGCACTCTGCGTCGGCTTCCTGTGCATGTTGGCAAGTGATCTCTCGACGCAGCGGGAGATTGGTGTGCTGGCGGCCTTCGCGCTGGCCTTCGCGTGGCTCACCGATGTCACGCTGACTCCGGCGCTCTGCGCGCGGATGCGGATCGTCACGCTCTGGGATCTGGTCAGCCTCGATCTTGGTGAGGATCCGCGTCATTCGATCGGTTTGTTCGAGGGCCTTCGCGAAGCCCAGGCGCGGATCGTTGCCCTGATGGGAACGTTGATCACGGCGCCTGCTGGCCGACGCCTCTTCCATGCGGGCGAGCCGGCGGATGGCATGTACGTGGTGATTGCCGGCACGGTGCGAAGCTGGGTGGATGCCGGCGATCGCAATCTGGTCGCGGCCCTGCACGACCGTGGCGATACCATCGGAGAAGCCGGACTCTTCCACGGCGAGCACACGACGAACGCCGAGGTGGTCGAAGACGCCCGGCTGCTGCGCCTCTCCCAGGCGGCGATCGATGGGCTCGCTCGCCGCTATCCGCGTATTGCCGCCGTGTTGTTCCGCAACACGAATCGGATCCTGGCTTCGCGAATGGCGCTCACGACTCGCGGCCAGCACCTCGGCGAGGTCTTCGCCCGGCGCGAGCTGCGCTGGAGCGAGCACGTGCTCACCGCTGACGCTTCGCTCGGCGACGAAGCGCTCCATGCCTCGCTCCGGGCACTCGGCATCCACGAGCAGACCCTGCGCGCATTGGGGCTCATCCCGTTGGTGCAAGTCGCCTGGGCCGATGGTCAGCTCGACGCGCGGGAGCGCGCTGCGATCCTCGATGCCGCCCAGAGCCTGGGCCTGGACCAGGATGCCCAGAGCCTGGAGCTCCTCTCCGAGTGGCTGGCCGGCCCACCCGACGAGAGCCTGTTCCACGCCTGGCGCGGCTACGTCGAGGCGCTGCTCACCCAGCTCAGTATCGAAGGCCGGGTGCGGCTGGAGGAGACCGTCCTCGTGCGCGCCCGGAGCGTGGCCCAGGCCGCCGGTGGCGTGGCGGGCTTGCGCAGGGTTTCGCGCAGCGAGGAACTCGTGCTCGAGCGCCTGGCGGTCGTGTTCCAGCAGGCGGGGGACTGA
- a CDS encoding outer membrane lipoprotein-sorting protein — protein sequence MNRLPRRSPWLLILLSLLLGSPTQAEEGLDALADCVRENFPEESSIQEVTLRTEDRGGSSRQLTAKIWWKRFKAKRSRVLIQVTSPEDVRGASVLLIERDDGTDLFLYSPELKKSRRINSHSVSGSLFGSDFTYEDFQQLQGLALAGATERLAPVELDGVVADAFVQKKAPEGGSAYEKVVTYVTQETCIPMKSEMFAPGGSLRKVMRADLDSTIERDGVRIPSRLSMEDVLEGSTTSLEVTSLEVDVKIKRRIFELATLGRSVD from the coding sequence ATGAACCGATTGCCGCGCCGATCCCCCTGGCTACTGATTCTCCTGTCGTTGCTGCTTGGAAGCCCCACGCAGGCGGAAGAAGGGCTCGATGCCCTGGCCGATTGCGTGCGTGAGAACTTTCCGGAAGAGAGCAGCATCCAGGAAGTGACATTGCGCACCGAGGATCGCGGCGGCTCGTCGCGTCAGCTCACCGCGAAGATCTGGTGGAAGCGGTTCAAGGCGAAGCGCTCGCGGGTCTTGATCCAGGTGACGAGCCCCGAAGACGTGCGCGGGGCGTCGGTTCTTCTGATCGAGCGTGACGATGGCACCGATCTCTTTCTCTACTCGCCGGAGTTGAAGAAGAGCCGACGCATCAACTCGCACTCGGTTTCTGGCTCGCTCTTCGGGAGCGATTTCACCTATGAGGATTTCCAACAGCTCCAGGGGCTGGCGTTGGCTGGGGCTACCGAGCGCCTGGCGCCCGTCGAGTTGGACGGTGTCGTGGCAGACGCGTTCGTCCAGAAGAAGGCACCCGAGGGCGGATCCGCCTACGAAAAGGTCGTCACCTACGTCACCCAGGAGACCTGCATTCCGATGAAGAGCGAGATGTTCGCGCCCGGAGGCAGCCTTCGAAAGGTGATGCGGGCGGATCTCGACTCCACGATCGAGCGCGACGGCGTTCGCATCCCCAGCCGGCTGAGTATGGAGGACGTGTTGGAGGGCTCGACGACGAGCCTCGAGGTGACGTCTCTCGAGGTCGACGTGAAGATCAAACGACGGATCTTCGAACTCGCCACGCTCGGCCGCTCGGTGGACTGA